The DNA window GCTGATACATTGAAAAGCTAAGATAAAAAAAAAACATGACTTTAAGTCAACTGGCTTGATAATTTTCAGGACATCAAAGATTTTATTAAAATTATAATGTTAGTTTTGGTTTACATATTAGACATAACTGAAGGACAATTAAAACCAGATATAATTAGAATCTGCAGGGAAGAAAATGGCACTTACCAGAGAATACAAATCCAGATATTATCAGAATCTGAAAAGAAACAAGAATAAGTGTCAGCATAAGTTACCAGGAAGTCATGAACAAAAAAAATCTACTTTTGAGATGCAAATGAGGAATAACTTTATGGGCAATATTTGATTTGTGGGTGATCAGATATTTTCCTAACTCTGTTCACATATGATCCTCAATAACAGAACTTTTCTTTCCTGTAGCACTTGCTACTTGTCCATATTGGATGCTTAATGTTTTCCTTACGCATCTCCGCTACTCAAAACTAAGACAGAATTCGAGACATAACAGTTCCCTGTATTCCAGTGCAACCCCACAAAATCAAATGCAGACTAATCAACCAATTAACATAGTACCACTGCAACATTTAAGAATGGGGCAGTCAGTCACCATCAAAAGTTTCTCCTCAACTTCAAATCACACATCCCATGATGAAATTACTCATTGAAGTGTACAAGTGAAAATGAACAAGATAACTGCATATATTTCCCAGCGGTTCTTTTATGAAAGAACTTATTCAGTCAGATGCGCAGCAAGCGTGGATGGACAAACTTTATCAATAGATCTCAGTCATCAATCATCATCTAAATTATGTCTGATAAACAACAAATAGAGTAGGCGAACAAACCTATTTAATGAATCATATTCATGGAGGAACCCAAGATAGATAAAAAAACACAATGAATAGCCTAATGATCTAATCTTCTTTCTTGATGAAAAAGTTATTTATTCCATATTCAGAAAATTCGTACGAACTAGCAGTTACAAAACACAAACCAAATGTGTGACATGTCACAGCACAATGCAGCCATCTGAAATAATGTATCATTACTCACCCATCGAGTAGTTGAGATCTCACTCCACCCATGTGTCACATCTGATAGATCTTTTAGTGTTGTTCCAACATATACCAAAGCGAGGGTGATTGGCTGCAAAACAAGAATAGTTAGCAAAGATGAACAAGAATAGTTCCAACATTGCCTTGCTGGTTAAGATCAGCACAGAAATGAAAAAGGTAATTTAAAGCTGCAAGTTAGCTAATTATCTTGTTATTAGCTGCAAAGTTTTCTGTGTCAATATATCAATAAAATAAGAAGTAAAGTACCGAGCAAGAAACATGAAAGGACAATAGTACATTCATGATAGAAAAGTCTAATACAGCAAAATATGCAAAAGCCTGATAGAAACAAATGATTGTAATTATGCAAAGAATGTAGCAGATGGTTACGAAAAGAAGAGGTGTCAATGAGATAGCTAATATGTGTGAGTAGCCTGGTGCCATAATACAGCAGTGGAGCCTTTCTTTTGCCCTAATCATTTGGGGTAGTTTAGAGATGAAACGCAACAGGAGCCACCAGTAAAGGGTAGGTAAAAATTTAAAAGGCTGAAGCATACCATCATTCCTAGCCAAGAAGCCAGCATGTATTCTACAACGCCAACAGGAGTGACAGACAACAAGTAGTTCAACATGTTGAATGGAAGTAAAGGTACAAGCCTCAGTAGCAGCACGATCTGCACATATATTAGAAGCCTTAGTGAAATTGTGTATTCAAACAAGTTCACAATATGGTTACATGGAACCCAAATAGTGAATGTCAGTCAACTGTTACTTTTCAGCGAATTGCATGTCTAAAACCTACTGACTGCAAGAAGTTACCTTGAAGCCAGACCTTTGGATCGCAATAGCTACTGCTTGAAACTTGGGGTAATCTTTGCATTTGGACAGAACATAAGGCCTCCCAATCTGCAGCAATAATATAAACTATTAAGCTATCGGAAATGTAATAGTGCAAACTATACAGTGATAACCAAAAGAGACAAATTATTGAATTTAACAGTGCATGGCGATCTACCCAGCAGACATAATTATTCACAAAAAAAAGGTGCATAGGTTGTACCAAATTATATTTAATGTAACTGCAGTTGAAACacaagacaaaaaaaaaaggcaTGCACACCACAATACACACTTCATAACGTGAATGAGAACAGTGGCTGGATGACTACACAGATGCAATGAATTGCTTTAGCACTTGGCATGTTATATATATCTGTGCAATATGTAGTAGGCAAGTTAGATtatttttgaaataaaaaaCAGTTAAAAAATACATACCGTCCTGCCAAGAAGAAATGCAGCCGTTGCACCAATTGTTGCTCCAATGGAATCAGCAACAAACCCAACAGGCAAGCCGAAAAGATACCCCCCTCCAAGCTGGAAAATAGAATTGCAGCAACTTAAAAAGGTGATCTAACACCTGAAGGCtcatagaaaagaaaaagggcaaGGCTCATAACAAGAGGAAATGGAAATTGCACGTACTGTAAGAATTGATGCTGGAACAGCTAAGACCGTCAGAGGGATGTAAGCAAGGGCCCTGTAATAATACACATCATGAATAGTTGGAATTTGGAAAGGAATAAGGGGGATAATAAAGGACCATGATACTCCAGCTTTATGGTAAATCACTGCAAGTGCAAGCCAAACACCAGACATGAAAATCAAAACTCTACTGCATATCTTCTATGTGGGTTTTGGTTTCTTTAAGGGGTGGATACTGGGATGGGTGTTTTCTATGAAAAGCTTTGTAGTGGAGTGTAGCGGTCATGTGCTGCTACAGTCTGGTTGCAAGCGCAAGACTAATCCAATTATGAGCAAAGGAGTTGGATACTTACAGCACCAAAGGACCCCATGGACCCAAGTTCTCCTTGATCCAAACCAGAAAATCTTTTAAAATCTGTCAATGTAAACTTAAACGAATAAGTATCTGATGCAAAACTTAAATTAATCTGCATTCTAACTTCTAAGCTTCATGCTCCTGAGATTTTGGCAGCTAGAAAGCAAAGAGACGGGGAATTAAGAACTTCTCATAAACTCATACTTTGGAGTACTCTTGTTAAATAGAACTATCACCACACTGCAGTACTATGATCTAAATGAggtaaaagtaaaaaaaaatggAGAGACATAATTTCCTAGAAA is part of the Panicum hallii strain FIL2 chromosome 2, PHallii_v3.1, whole genome shotgun sequence genome and encodes:
- the LOC112882615 gene encoding uncharacterized protein LOC112882615 is translated as MALSWPSAIRLAVAATLLVAVGVALFTLPVEKILKDFLVWIKENLGPWGPLVLALAYIPLTVLAVPASILTLGGGYLFGLPVGFVADSIGATIGATAAFLLGRTIGRPYVLSKCKDYPKFQAVAIAIQRSGFKIVLLLRLVPLLPFNMLNYLLSVTPVGVVEYMLASWLGMMPITLALVYVGTTLKDLSDVTHGWSEISTTRWILIISGFVFSVVLIICVTKVAKSSLEKALAENGEVDVGTSQLPVVASPSDLQQPLVIKIDSSNEDHEK